A stretch of DNA from Carya illinoinensis cultivar Pawnee chromosome 12, C.illinoinensisPawnee_v1, whole genome shotgun sequence:
TTGTTTAGTGTGTGACCGTGTGAGTGATTTGGACGGTGAACCCTGAATTCTCTCACCTAACAGCCTTTACACTATTGATGAAGTCAACACAACTTATAAAAAGGCAACGACCATATGACCTCAACATAATGCTAACGTCGTAAGTTCATGCACGCTCTTTGCTCAGCACGTGAATTGATACGCGCCGCAGATACAtgtattgaaaattttattattattattattattattgaaagttTATCGAACTATTTCATCatgatatttttcattattatattaatatttattttttaaaataataaatgaagtgttaattgataaaataatgacatatatatcacatttttatcttatttttattttattatataagatttagcacatttatcattattaaataataaaaaatattcagtaaaagattatctaataataataaatatatcacatattatataatagaataaaaatgagatgataATGTGATGTATAAaaattctttaataaataaactACTGGTCTTCGTACTAAcgcaataataattatatataaatttacaattttgttttataaaaatataatcatccaaaaaaatagaatttctaCACCAAacaccatattttattttttatttatgttttttaattattactgagctaaaaaaattattctacttattatctatatattataaatttgataagaaaataaattaattatagtgCGTAGTGTAAAAATGAtgagtataatttatttttaaatacatttaaatttgACAATTTTAAACACATTTATACTATTTATATCCATTTTATGTtgcaagaatgtttttaaatataatatataatatttgaagtattttattctcaaactaatatatatatagaacatattatctcaaataataataaaattgaatttataaaatttaaactttatatttttaaaattaattatataacagATATAAACGTCTTAAAATAACATTGATCGTAATAACTTTACGTTACAAACAGGACCAAGGGCACGCTGTCACTGAACTTTAAAGTTGCATGCAGACTAGCAAGAGTATAAGATAAAaggacaaacaaaaaaaatttggccCTTTTTGTACGCATGAGCTTCCGACAGTCGGTCAATCTTTGAAAACCAACCATTTATGAtggaaaaatattctaaaaattatataaaataattttatataattcttcgAACATAGCATGTAATGTATTAACATCTGTAACCTGGAACTGGTCTCTGATTGAAATATGCTAAATAACGTCCTTCCATCTTAGAGCGAGGGACTGAAGAAGGACACGAGAAGAATGTCCTTTCGGGCAACAGCTttattacatacagtcactgCATGCAATTAACGTGCAGTCGACTGAatagaattaataaaaaaaaattataaaaaattttttgatatttaagAGGACctatatgaattataaaaaattataaaaataattttttttttatatagatcctgtattaattttttttacagccgattgcacgccgactgcatcttctaactgtaaaaaatatttttctttaggaagaaaaaaaaaaaagaaaaagaaaaaagaaagtcttTTTATCTTCTCTCACTCACTCTGCATCTTTCTCCACTTTGAAGGGGGTTGGGGACTTGGGAGAGGGACACACTCACTCTTTCCCACTATAAATACAAATTccgtatttatttttatttttatttaattttcgcttcaatcttttatttttattttttcagttgGAACTCAATCTCACTGtcccttccttccttccttcctctcAAATCTCTGTGCCCTAGATCCATGGCTTCCCTACCCATATTCTAGATCACTGTATCTGGGGGGGTGTTCAGGGAGACTAGTTCTTCCATTGGTGTCTCTGCCGCATAGGAGTAATTATTTTCTATGTACTGGTAGTGAAATGAAGATTCTGAGCAtttcttgatttattttattttattttattttaatatttgggtGATTCGAGGGTTTGGGTTTATGCAATGGGTTTCGTTTGTTGGtgatcttttttaatttctggcTTGTGAAGTAGAAGGGAGAGAAGTGAAATTCCagtgcaaaaaaagaaaaaaaaagggcccTTTTTCAAGGCATTGCGGATTGATTTTCACTCAGTTCTGCGATAATTTTGAAGAATTTAGGGTTCTGCTTCTTCCAAAGCTGTAACTTTCTGGGTGTTGAATTGGTGGCTTTCATGGTAATATTGTCTTTTTTGGTTGGAACTCCATGCTTCTTAAAAGTACTAGTTAGAAATTAAGTTGTCAACTATGGGCTTGGAAGACGAGGAAAGCAGAGCAAAAATGGCAGATTTGATGGGTGAACATTGATTCAGGAGAAAGATTTTTTGTGGGGAGTGGTTTTGGTGCATAATGGGTTGCACTTGTTGCAAGCCCTCTGCTATTGAGGATAGCAAGGAGAGCCCGAGGGAGAGGTTCTCGAAGGCCCCGTCGGACTTGCGGGCGTCGAGGGCGACCTCTTCCAGACGGGAGGAAGTGCATCGAGCCAAGGACCGGTATGATAGTAATGATGGGAGGACAACGCTGATAGACAAGCACGCGAATGGTTCGGTCCGGTTACACAGTGAACATTtggagaggaagagggagaaaatGGAGTGTCTTGCTGCTCAACATCCGGGATTGGGTAGTGTTCCAAAAGCTACGGAAGGGGAGCAGGTTGCAGCAGGGTGGCCTTCGTGGCTGGCTGCAGTGGCTGGAGAGGCTATTAGAGGATGGACTCCACGGCGTGCTGATTCTTTTCAAAAGCTGGATAAAGTATGCTCCTTTGGTTATTGGCTGTTAAGTTACATTATTTTGTTCGTCGTGGGAATGGTTATGGTTCAATGCcgatgattattttttattctaagatATTTACTTGCTCTATTGATCAGCCCAACCACCCAATCATTTGTTGATTCTAATATTGACTTTGCATTTGGGCGTATATACTACTTAGAGTGAACCCTTTCCTTGTGTTCATATGGACTTTCTGAGCAAAAAGATTGGgcagtagttaaatttgtagaCCATATTCTCCCACATTGTAGACATTGTCCTAGAAATTGCGCGCATTAGCCTTATCTCTATTTGGGGTCcattgggtgatgcctaggaCTGCAAAGGAGGTCGCACATTGGAGATGAAATTTCGGTGGGTATGCGAGTGGTGCGATGTGGGGGGCAGTTCGTCTTATATTATGCACAAGTTTTGCAGTGCTCAGAAAAAAATGTAGGCAGTATGGCAAGAAAGGAACAACCCAACTTTGAATGACCGAGCTGAGTGGAAACTCCGAAATCCGTCTTTATCTTTCCACCAATCTTTCTACATCTATATCGGGCTTGCTATCTGTTGCATTGTCCACTGATGCTTTCTTGAATTTTATAGCTCCTAAAAAGTTCAGTTGCAAGCATTTGGAAGGATGCTACACGCAtcctgctctattttttttatttgtaacttAATCCtttatatcttattattacTGGTAGCAAGTTTCAAGTATGAgaatattgattaaaaaattaaataaaaaagggcCGTTTGCTGattcaaagaaaagaaacaaaggtCTGATGGTGATGAAGGAATAGTGAAAAAGAACCAGATTAGTTAGGACTTGACCTAGGAAAAATTAGGGTCTTAGTTACAGGTCTGCTTAGGTACTGTAATAAAACACAGTGAAACGATATTCAATGGAAAATGCAATCTAGGTATTGTTCTGAACAGAAAAGTAGAATCCTAGTGAGGAAAATTGTTATACATTGCTACAGTATCACCGGATGCTTATTATAGTTTTTACTGAACCGACCGTTAAACATGATGTGACAATTTAACTTGGTCCAGTTTAGAAAACAGATTGCAGAGTGGATGAAAGCTCCATTTCAGATTTGGGAAAAAGAAATGTTTCTGTAAAGGAGCTATTGTCTTATTTTTAGTAGAAGATAGATTCATGATGATTTAATCTGTTAGTCGGTCATGGATTGTTTGGAATTAAGGCTTTCCTTTTATTAATCTTctgttttcctcttctttttggGTTATTGTACTTAGTTCTTACAAGCAGTCCTTCGGTTTCTCTTGTTTGGTTACCAGCTGCTGTCCACTATAACATGGTATCACCTGTTGGCTGGTTTTggttgctttatgataataccttttcttttcttgttgcaGATTGGCCAGGGAACTTACAGTAATGTTTATATGGCTcgtgaccttgaacataataaAACCGTTGCTTTAAAGAAAGTAAGGTTTGATAACCTGGAACCTGAAAGTGTTCGCTTTATGGCTAGGGAAATTCACATTCTGCGTAGGCTCGATCATCCAAATGTGATAAAACTGGAAGGTCTAGTTACATCAAGGATGTCTTGCAGCTTGTACCTTGTTTTTGAGTACATGGAACATGACTTGGCAGGCCTTGCTTCACACCCTGGTCTGAAATTTACAGAAGCACAGGTATTAGagacgtattttttttttcctcttctataaACTGCAATTTGCTGTTTTATTCAATTCTTTAAAGCAATTCTCTCAAAGAACGATCTTTGAGAGAccttagggattttttcttttgtactttGGGTTCGTGGGCCAAGGCTCTTGTACTGAATGATGATAATTTTCAGGATTTGCTTTAGGCTCTTTTTTGTTCCTTGTGTGgtgtaggtatttcctttgtatacgttctgtgtacttgggctttgcctattcatggtaataaaattttcttattaactataaaaaaaaaagtttcccaGACACGAGGGCCAGATGATATTCCTtggttgtatatattttttcaccTATCCAGAAAAATTGagatactatttttattttgttcctGTTTGTTTGGTATTTGAGTTCCTATATTTATTAATCTACCTGCAGGTTAAATGTTACACACAGCAACTTTTACAGGGACTTGATCATTGCCACAGCCATGGCGTACTGCATCGTGACATAAAGGGTTCCAACCTTCTGATTGACAACAAGGGCATCTTGAAGATTGCAGACTTTGGTCTTGCAAGTTTTTTTGATCCCCATCAAAACCAGCCACTGACAAGCCGTGTTGTAACTCTTTGGTACCGGCCACCAGAGCTTTTACTTGGAGCTACTTACTACAGAACTGCTGTGGATTTATGGAGTGCTGGTTGCATACTTGCTGAATTATATGCTGGCAAGCCTATTATGCCGGGAAGAACTGAGGTGTttgttatttctcttttatattataGGATTAATGCGCATGATCTGCTGAGTATGGTATTGATAGCAATCTAGATGACCATTATTCAAGTTACAAACAATTTATTGGATTGAGCACCTTATTGGACCTGTCTTGGAATTTTACTCACGAGGATTGAGCACCTTACTACTTGTTGCTGATCAAGTTTTTAAAGATCTAATGATTTAGACTGCCTATTTTATTAAAGTGATGGGACTTCCTTTTTTCGGTTGCGGTATGGAGGACTatattttggattaaaaaaaaatatggaggaCTATATTTCCACTGAAAACATTGTGAATGTGGAAATAGAGCATGGAAAGAGATGGTTCCTGTAGAGATTTTGGATATGCAACATGACATTCATCACTAGTTATGGTAGCCACCTGGTAGTTTTGTGTTCACTCCAAAATTACCTAAATTTTCGTAATTATCAAACTGAATTTGAGGCAAATTGTAGGTTACATGAAAAAGACATCCCCGATATTAATTGTCTGGATGATATTGCATAACCGGTCATATAACTAAAATATCTGTTTATGTTTCTTCACTTTCATTAGGTCTTTTTGCTTATATTACGTAGAAGTATCctagtttaaatttatttttagatttgactTGTAAGAAAAAAAGTTACGTTTGGACTCTATTTTTTTGGGTTGCAGGTGGAGCAAttgcataaaattttcaaactttgtgGTTCTCCATCTGAGGATTATTGGAGAAAATCTAAATTGCCTCATGCAACCATATTTAAGCCCCAGCAACCTTATAGACGCTGTGTTGCAGAAACATTTAAGGATTTCCCTGCACCTGCATTATCATTGATAGAGACTTTACTTTCCATAGATCCTGCTGACCGTGGATCTGCAGCATCTGCTCTCAATAGCGAGGTATGAACTTTTACATAAATGAAATCAATAGACTTTCCAATTATTGTTTTACTATTGAGTGTGGGTTATCCTGATATTTTTAaaggtattttttatattccatTACCTGTTCTTTGAGGAGTCATCATGTTATTGCCATAACTAGTTTAATTTTGGAGTTATTACCATAGTTGGTGctactcactttttttttccttatttttattggtttatGTTTCCAGTTCTTTACGACAAAACCACTTCCTTGCGATCCTGCCAGCTTGCCAAAGTATCCTCCTAGCAAAGAGTTTGATGCAAAAGTGCGAGATGAAGCCAGAAggtgaacatttttttttccttttcaatttgtgAAATACTATTTTATAGCTTCAAATAAGCATGTCTTTTgatgtttatgattttatttaagAAGCATGAAcatgttaaaaatttaaatacatgtCCGCAATAGTACATAttttttaggatttaaaaaaaaaaatatcaggaATACTGTTGATGCTAGAGATACAGCACATACAAAGCAATTCCTcctaatcaaataaataacataTCATAGAAACCCTAGCAACTGACAGAGATCAAATAAtttcatggagagagagagagagagagagagagagagagagagagagagagagagagagagagagagagagagagagagagagcacaatTCTGTTCATCTTATCACTCTTGTGGAATGTATTGCTGGCCTCATTGAGCTTAATGATTGGGATGGCCTAAGCTTCAATATCTTCATACACAATGGTGGGTGCTTTGtcattttctttgttcttgtcATTTTAGAGGTTTTTTTTGGGTGGAGGGGATGGGAGTTTCAAGAATTGACACATCGCCGTATCTGTAACATATCATGTCTATATCCCATATCTGTATGGGTGCTTCCCAGGGTTTTTTGAAGCTTGGATTGTCTGTGCTTGCAGATCTGTGTGAAATTTAGACATTGCCTGAGAATGTTAACTGAATTGGTGATTGAGTTTACTGCAGTACTTTGGCAGTTCCAAGATACATATTGTGATGGTTTTTTCTGGGTAAATACATTATCATAAAATATCAgttaatttaaaatcaatagATTGTATGGAGGAAATGTTGCTTGTTTGCTTAGACTGTGGAGAACAGCATTGGTTCATATAGTTTGTTGTTTTTAGACGAACTATACTGATGACTATTGGTCCAATTTCTAACTCTGTTGGCTTTAAATTGTGGTGGATTATAGTGAAAGAATGTTTATATAAGTTCCAATAACTATTGGCATTCTGTTAATGCCAAAGGGTTTAGCTGGAATAGGTGTTAATATGTAACTAATAACcttgtttttgtttaatatgCATAGACAAGGAGCAGCAGGAAGCAAAGGCCAGAGACTGGAACTTGAAAGGAGAGGAACAAGGGAGTCTCGAGCTGTCCCAGCACCGGATGCCAATGCTGAATTAGTCTTGTCAATGCAGGTAACTAATGTTTATATTAGTTATTGTTAGTTCTCTATTTCCAATGGGCTTTGAAGATTGTAATTTGTTTGTGATGATTTTAGTCTgtttaatattatcatttaaattaagCCAATTGAAGTCTATAAAAGCCATCCAAAGGAGTAGAGTGATAATTAGTCAATCATAACTTTATATACTTCACTGTTGTTCAACCATATTTGACTCAGTTCTATTGATTCATTGGATGGATGACATCTTACAATTTAGATGATGGTTCATCCTTAGCCTTGTGTTTTGAGCATGAAATGCAAAATGAGCACCGTGATAGCATTCTGAAGTTACCGTGCCAATTTCAACTTTTGGAAATATATCTATGTGGTGTCTCCTATTTCATAACgatagactattattttttctcttgttaCCTGCGAGTTATCTAAGCCCTGTGTTATGCATTCTCCATAAGATTATCACTTCTTGTttttgtccttttctttttaatcaatcTTGCATCTGTATCATATTAATCATGTTATTAATAATGCCTTTTGTTGCAGAAAAGACAAGCTCAGTCAAACTCTAAGAGCCGGAGTGAAAAGTTTAATCCTCATCAGGAAGATGTTGCCTCTGGCTTTCCAATTGATCCACCTAGACCATCACAAGCTGTTGAAGGAAGCATAGAACCCCAGGAACATCATCATAAGAGAGCCTCCCATTCAGGGCCACTGACTCACCGGGCTGCGTGGGCAAAGGCCGGCAAGAACCTGGATGATGCCGCAAAGATATCAACTGGGGCTGACTTGTCAACAATATCAGGTTTTGTGGAAGCAAGGAGGATGTCTGAGGATCGTAGACAAAGATCTAGTTCTTCACAGCCAGAAGTTGCAAAATTTATAGGCAGATTCCCTGGATCCTTTAAGGAGGGCTCAGAATCCATGACACAACATGATCAAAAGCATCCTTCGCTGGGAACTGCAGGTTCTCATAAAAAAGAAGATGCAAAAATCGGCAGCAAAGATCCAATTCTCGTGAGTAGTTTAATTTtccatgtttaaatatttttcaatttcttttgaagttttatgaattataataaattttcttcatatatgtgtatatatatattttaaagttatatgtgtatatatatatatgtttatatagaaagaaagaaaaaacttgtGAAATTcccatttttacaaaattttcagtATTACTTGCTGGTTATATAACATACacgtctttatttatttaaatttgctaTTTTAATGTCTTTTGAAGCCGTTTTAATGGACTTCCATCCCAGTAGTAGCATGTTCTCTTGTTTTTGCTTTCTAAGAGCCTGATGCATGATTCTTGTCTTTATTCGGTTCAGCTCGGTTATGGGTCGAAGGGTCACAAAATACACTACTCTGGTCCATTGCTAGTTCCATCCGGCAACATGGATCAGATGCTGAAGGACCATGATCGCCAGATCCAGGAAGCTGTGAGACGAGCACGCATCGACAAGGCAAAGGTCAGAAAAGTTCAGGCTGAAGGGAATAAAATTTCAACCAGTTCATTATTTGTTTCTGGCCGTTAAACTGGTCTTTGTAATCCCCAAATGAATCTGACCATCCTCAGGAAGATCAGTGCAAGCAATTTGGCTGATGATTTTCTCTGCAATACAAGTTAATTATTGGCTggggttttctttttctttcttcctttctttttgtataGGTCCTAGAAGGATGGCAAGTCGCCATTTTAGCTAAGCTTATAGTTTGTCgagaaaactctctctctctctctctctgcaactGAAATTGCTAAAAAAGGTATGGGCCATTCTTGTAGATCTTATTAGTTATTATAAGCTGTAGAGTATGTGGAATGCGTTAGCATTTGTGATGAAAAGAGTACAGATATTCCATCCTATTCCTCTGCACTCAAGGTACCAAGGTAAATGCTTCCTGTATAGAGCGCCCAAACGCTTTTCTTTAATGCTACTGTCTGTAGTGGCCGTCACATTATCCAAACCAAAGAGCATTCAGCATTTCTGCTGCattctttcattattttcctttatttttattttttccccccTAATTTTGAAGGTAGACCCAGAATCTACCTTGCCAACGGAGTTTAACCTTGGATGGTTTCAATCCTTCAGACCTCTTACTCTTATGGCACTATAACACTGTACTCCCTTGTTGGTTCCCTGACCAAGAACACTACCTTTTCCACTGGTAGAGCTCCATTTCATTCTAAAGATCCCCAAACTCCTCTAAACCACTCTCCCCTTCTAGTCTACCTCTTCCACTGGAATCCAAGGTGCCTCTTCAGCCCAAGATCTAGGCTTCTTGAGCCGCTCCAATGATAGCGATCCCAACAACCGTCATTTCGATGCATTGAGTTCGAGGATGTCGACAATTATCAAGTTGGTGTGGACGTGAATTCTCTCGCATCTTTGATGGCAAACGAGAATGGCTCCTGCAAACAGGAAAAATCCCTGGAGAACATTGATCTCAAGGTTTGTCTAGACCTACCCAAAGTGTCTTTTGCTGATGAAATGTATGCTTGGTTCTGTGCACTCGAGCTTTCCTGACAGATATCTTAATGGGTAAAATAACTCAATTTATTATGTTCCCTCCAACATAAACAACAAAAAAGATGGACCAACATGTTCAacgaaaataataatttatttgaggaATAAACACATCCGATCCAACAGTAGAAATGCCTTCTTCCCTAACTTCATGATTAAAATGTATTACAGATATTGAGGTGTTAATCCAAAGATATTTGGTCACTTGGGAA
This window harbors:
- the LOC122290498 gene encoding probable serine/threonine-protein kinase At1g54610, encoding MGCTCCKPSAIEDSKESPRERFSKAPSDLRASRATSSRREEVHRAKDRYDSNDGRTTLIDKHANGSVRLHSEHLERKREKMECLAAQHPGLGSVPKATEGEQVAAGWPSWLAAVAGEAIRGWTPRRADSFQKLDKIGQGTYSNVYMARDLEHNKTVALKKVRFDNLEPESVRFMAREIHILRRLDHPNVIKLEGLVTSRMSCSLYLVFEYMEHDLAGLASHPGLKFTEAQVKCYTQQLLQGLDHCHSHGVLHRDIKGSNLLIDNKGILKIADFGLASFFDPHQNQPLTSRVVTLWYRPPELLLGATYYRTAVDLWSAGCILAELYAGKPIMPGRTEVEQLHKIFKLCGSPSEDYWRKSKLPHATIFKPQQPYRRCVAETFKDFPAPALSLIETLLSIDPADRGSAASALNSEFFTTKPLPCDPASLPKYPPSKEFDAKVRDEARRQGAAGSKGQRLELERRGTRESRAVPAPDANAELVLSMQKRQAQSNSKSRSEKFNPHQEDVASGFPIDPPRPSQAVEGSIEPQEHHHKRASHSGPLTHRAAWAKAGKNLDDAAKISTGADLSTISGFVEARRMSEDRRQRSSSSQPEVAKFIGRFPGSFKEGSESMTQHDQKHPSLGTAGSHKKEDAKIGSKDPILLGYGSKGHKIHYSGPLLVPSGNMDQMLKDHDRQIQEAVRRARIDKAKVRKVQAEGNKISTSSLFVSGR